The segment CGACGCGACTTTCACCCCGCGCGTCATGTCGGACCGCGGGGTCAAGCTCGGCACCGAGTTCCGTTATCTGCAGCCCCGCCACGAGGGCGTGGCCGATATCCGCTACCTGCCGAGCGATCGCGTATTCGGCGACGACCGGCACTACGTGCAGTGGTTTCACCAGAGCCGCCTGACCTCGGACCTGCGCTTTCGCCTGGACGCCGCCGATGCCTCCGACAGCGAGTATTTCCGCGACTTCGGTGGCGCGGACCGCTACTCCGGCAGCACGCCCTATCTGCGCCGTCGAGCGGACCTGACCTACAACCAGCCCGCCTACCGCCTGCGCACCCGGATCGAGGACTACCAGGTCATCGACCCCGAGCTGCGGGCCCAGCGCGAGCCCTACCAGCGCCTGCCGCAGATCACCCTGGAGGCGGGCGAGTATCTGGGGCGCGGCCTGGCCTGGGACCTGGACACCGAACTGGTGCGCTTCGAGCGTAGCGAGAGCGACTCGCTGGAACCCCTGGGCACGCGCTTCGACCTCAACCCCACGGCCTCGTGGCGCTACGATACCGGGGGCTTCTTCTTCGAGCCCAGCGCCGGCGTGCGCTACACCCACTACGAGCTGGACCGCCGCGGTCTCCCGGGCCCCGAGTCGATCAGCCGCACCGTGCCGCGCGCCTCGGTCGACACCGGGCTGGTCTTCGAGCGCCCGATCCAGGACGGGCGTCGTCTGCAGACGCTGGAACCCCGGATCTTCTACGGCTATGTCCCGTTCGTCGACCAGACCGATATCCCGATTTTCGACACCGGCGAGGCGGACTTCAGCTTCGACAACCTGTTCAGCCTGGATCGCTTCGTCGGCGCCGACCGCGTCGGCGACACCCACCAGCTGACCACCGCGCTGACCACGCGCATCTTCGACGAGCAAACCGGACAGGAGCGGATGAGCCTGTCGGCGGGCCAGATCCGCTACTTCGAGGACCGCGAGGTCCGCCGCGACCCGCAAGGCGACCCGCTGACCGAATCGCGTTCGGATCTCGCCCTGGAGGGTCGCGTGCGCATCGGCGATGCCTGGAGCGGTCGCGGCTCCATCCTGTACAACCAGGACGAAGGCGAGACCACCCTCACAGCGCTGTCGGTCAGCTACAGCCCGGGCGCGCGGGCCCGCATCAATGTCGGCTATCGTCAACGCGAGGCGGGCGCCCGCTCCATCGACCAGACCGATGTCTCCGTGCTGTGGCCGGTGACCCCGCGCATCGATGCGATCGGGCGCTGGAATTACAGCCTGCAGGAGGAACGTGATCTCGAACTTCTGGCCGGCCTTCAGTATCGTAGTTGCTGCTATGGCATCCGAGTGGTCGCCCGCCGCGCCTACGACTTCGACGAGACCTACGACAACTCGATTTATTTCCAACTCACGCTGGACGGGCTCGGACGCTTCGACTCCGGCGTGGATTCGCTTTTGAGCGAGGGTATAGCCGGATATGACGCACTCCCCTGACCACCACCGCCGGGCCTTCTGGCTCCCGCTACTGGGCGCCGTGCTCTTGAGCCTCGGCCTGTCCGCGCAGGCCCAGGTCCCCGGCAGCGAACAACCCGAGGACGCCGTCGAGGCCCCGGTGACCCCGGGCGCCGCCTCCGAGGCCGGCGCCCCCGCCGCGCCCATCACGCCACCGGAGGGGGATCAGTTCACCGATCGCATCCTCGCGGTCGTCGGCGACGACGTGGTAACCCAGCGCGAGCTGGTCGAGCGCATGAACCTGGTCGCCCAGCAGATGATGGAGCGCGGGACCCGCCCGCCGGATCGCGACACCCTCGCACGACAGGTCATGGAACGCCTGATCGTCGAGCGCGTTCAGCTGCAGGAGGCCCAGCGGGTCGGCATCAACATCGACGAGATGACCCTGAACCGGGCAATGGAGAACATCGCCCGCGAGAACCGCATGACCCTGCCGCAGCTGCGCCAGGCCCTGCTGCAGGACGGTGTCGACTTCAACGCCTTCCGCGAACAGATCCGCAACGAACTGACCGTCAACCAGCTGCAGCGCCGCCAGGTCGACAACCAGATTCGCGTCAGCGACCAGGAGATCGCGGATCTGATCGCCTCCGAGAGCGGCGCCATTGACCGCGGCGTGCGCTATCGCATCGCGCATATCCAGGTCTCCCTGCCGCGCGGCGCGGACTCCGGCCAGATCGCCACCGCCCGCGAGAAGGCCCGCGAACTGCGCCAGCGGGTGCGCGAAGGCGAGGACTTTGCCAGCGTGGCAATCTCCGAATCCGACGCCCCGGATGCCCTGGAGGGCGGCGATCTCGGCTGGCGCACCGCCGGCGAGATCCCCTCCGTATTCGCCCGCGAGGCTGTGCTGATGCGCACCGGCGAGATCAGTGACGTGCTGCGCTCGCCGAACGGCTTCCACATCATGAAGCTCGTGGACCGCGAAGGGGGCGACCAGACCCGAGTCCGGCAGACGCAGGTACGCCACATCCTGATCAGCCCCGACCAGGTCCGCAGCGACGAAGAGGCCCGCCGCCAGGCCGAGTCCCTGTATAACCGCATCCGCGAGGGCAGCGACTTCGAGGCCCTGGCACGCGCGAACTCCGACGACCCCGGCTCCGCCGCCCAGGGCGGCCAGCTCGGCTGGATCAGCCCCGGCGAGCTGGTGCCGGAGTTCGAAGAGGCGATGAACGCCCTGCAGCCGGGCGAGATCAGCGAGCCGGTGGAGAGCCAGTTTGGCTGGCACATCATCGAGGTCCTCGACCACCGCGAGGTCGACACCTCGCGCGAGCAGATCCGAGCCCGTGCCCGCGAGATCCTGCAAAACCGCAAGCGCGAAGAAGAGATCGAGCTGTGGATGCGGCGTCTGCGCGACGAGGCCTATGTCGAGTACCGCGTTGACGGCTTCGGCTCCTGACGCCCGGACGCCGGGTGCAATCCCGCGTCTGGCACTGACCGCTGGCGAGCCGGCCGGGATCGGGCCGGATCTGCTGATTGCCCTGGCCCACGAGCCTGGCGGTGGCACCCAGCGCGTCGCCATCGGCGATCCGGATGTCCTTGAGCAACGGGCGCAGCAACTGGGCCAGTCGATCCACCTGATCCCCTTCGACCCCGCACGACCGCGCACCGCTACACCGCGCGGGACCCTGGAGATCATCGCGGTCCCAGCCGGCGGCCCCGTGCAAACGGGCACCCTCGACGCCCGGCACGCCGAAGGCGTGCTGGCGATGCTCGCCGCCGCCGCCGATGGCTGTCTCGATGGCACCTTCGACGCGATGGTCACCGGCCCGGTGCACAAGGGCGTGATCAACCGTGCCGGCATCCCCTTCAGTGGTCATACCGAGTGGCTGGCCGAACGCGCCGGCGCGCCCATGCCCGTGATGATGCTGGCGACCGAATCCCTGCGGGTCGCACTGGTGACTACGCACCTGTCCCTGCGCGACGTCCCCGACGCAATCACACCGGAGCGCATCGAGGCGGTCACCCGCGTACTGCACCACGACCTCGCCGAGGACTTCGGGATCGAACGCCCGCGCATCGGCGTGTGCGGGCTGAACCCGCACGCCGGCGAAGACGGCGTGCTGGGGCTCGAGGAGATCGAGGTCATCACCCCGACGCTCGACCGCCTGCGCGCCGAGGGCCTGGACCTGCGCGGGCCGCTGCCCGCGGATACCGCATTCACCCCGCGCGCACTCGCCGAGTTCGACGCGGTACTGGCGATGTATCACGACCAGGGACTCCCGGTGCTCAAGCACGCGGGATTCGGACATGCGGTCAATGTGACCCTGGGGCTGCCCTTCGTGCGCACCTCGGTCGACCACGGCACGGCCCTCGACCTGGCCGGCAGTGGTCGCGCGGAGGTCGGCAGCTTCCTCGCAGCCGAGGGCCTGGCCCGGGAACTGGCCCGCCATCGCCTTCAGGCACAGGCCGCGCACGTCCATGGGTGACGCCGCAAATGGGTAGCGCGCTGCCGCCGATCCGCAAGCGGTTCGGCCAGAACTTCCTGCATGATCAGGCCGTGCTCGCACGCATCGTCGGCGCGATCGCCCCGCGCCCCGACGACCCGGTGCTGGAGATCGGCCCCGGCCGGGGGGCCCTGACCGGCGCCCTGCTGGAACGCCTGAATCGTCTGGTCGCGGTGGAGATCGACCGTGACCTGGTGGCCGGCCTGCGCGCCGCCTTTGCCCCGGAGCGACTGGAGCTCCATGTGGGCGACGCCCTGGATCTGGACCTGGCCAGCCTTGGCCCGCCACCGGAGGGTGGCTGGCGGGTCGTGGGCAACCTGCCCTACAACATCTCGACCCCCCTGCTGTTCCACCTGCTCGACCAGATGGAGGCCGTCCGCGACATGCATTTCCTCCTGCAGCGCGAGGTGGTCGAGCGCATGACCGCCGTCCCCGGCAGCAAGACCTATGGCCGGCTGACGGTCATGCTCGCGGCGCGCGCCCGGGCCCAGTCGCTGTTCGGGGTCCCCCCCGGTGCCTTCCACCCGCCGCCCAAGGTCCACTCCGCGGTCGTGCGCATCACGCCACTGGAGGCGCCGCTGGTGGACAGCGCGCTGTATCCGGTGTTTGCAAAGGTTGTGAACCAAGCCTTCTCCAGCCGCCGCAAGACGCTGCGGCGGGGGCTTTCCGGACTGGTGGATGCCGCCCGAATCGAGGCCGCGCAACTCGACCCCGGCGCCCGCCCGGAGACCGTGGACGTCCACGGCTTCGCGGCGCTGGCGCGGATGGTCGCGCTCAGCTGACCGGCCCCGCCAGCGGGCCGCGATCCGCTATGATGAGTCCATGGACTTCATCGTGGCCGACATCGGAGGGACCCGCACCCGGGTCGCACGCGCCCGCCACAGCGGCACGCACTGGTCGCTGCATGATATCCACCGCTATCCCAGCCGCGGCTTCCCGGATCTGGAGCAAATCCTCGAGACCTGGCGCAACGAGGTCGGACCGGCCGAGCCGCTGGCGGCTGCCGGTCTGGCCCTGGCTGGCCCCGTGCAGGACGGTCGGGCCCGCGCGACCAATCTCGACTGGCCCGAACTGGATGCGCGCGCACTCGAGCAGACACTGGGCATCCCGGTCGCCCTGATCAACGATTTCGCCGCTGTCGGCGCCTGCCTGGATGCCCTGGAACCCGGAGACCGGATCACCCTGCAGAACGCAGCGGCCGATCCGGAGGGTTTGCGCCTGGTGGTCGGGGCCGGGACCGGTCTCGGGACCTGCCTGGTCGGCCCGTCCCAGCAGCTCGCCATCCATCCCGGCGAAGGGGGGCACGCACGCTTTTCCCCGGCCGACGCAGACGAGGCGGCGCTCGCGGCGTTCGTCAGCGCCGAGGAAGGGCTTTGTACCCGCGAGCACCTGCTCAGCGGTCGCGGCATTGCGCGCATCGCACGCTTCGAGCTGACACGCCGGGACGATGCCGCGCTGGCACGGGCCCTGGCCGCTGCCGATCCGGCCGCCGCCATCAGTGACCTGGCCGATGCCGGGCACGCGGTAGCCCTCGCGGTGGTCCAGCGTTTCGTGACGATCTATGCGGGACAACTGGCCGACATGGCCCTGACCGCCCTGCCCACCGGCGGGCTGTACCTGGCCGGCGGGATCGCCCCGCGCTGGGCTGATTACTTCCAGGACACGGCATTTCTGCGGGCCCTGCATAATCGCCCACCGATGACCCACTTGCTTGAGCGAATGCCCGTGTCCCTTATCATGCACCCTGAACCCGGCCTGCTGGGCGCTGCCGTCAGCGCCTGGTTCCAGACAGGAGCTGCAACCGAATGAATTCGCCCCGCGAAACCGAAGAACACGCCATCGAGATCGAGGTCGCCACGGCCTATGTCGAGGACCAGTCGGAGCCCGATGACGACCGCTACGTGTTCGCCTACCACATCACGATCCGCAACTCCGGTGCGCTGACCGTGCAACTGCTGAACCGCCACTGGATCATCCGCGATGGCCGCGACCAGACGCAGGAGGTGCGCGGCGAAGGCGTAGTGGGCGAGCAGCCACGCATCGAGCCCGGTGACAGCTTCGAGTACACCAGCGGCACGGTGATCGAGACGCCGGTCGGCACCATGGAGGGCAGCTACGGCATGCAGGACGAACGCGGCAACACCTTCGAGGCGCCGATCCCGCCCTTCACCCTCTCCGTACCCCGCACGCTGCACTAGGCCAGTCGCTATGGCCCTTTACGCCGTCGGCGACCTCCAGGGCTGCCTGGATCCGCTAAAACACCTGCTGGAGCAGGTCCGTTTCGACCCCACCACGGACCACCTGTGGCTGGTGGGCGACCTGGTCAACCGCGGGCCGGCCTCGCTTGGCTGCCTGCGCTACGTACGCGCCCTGGGCGTTGCCGCGACTACCGTGCTGGGCAATCACGACCTGCATCTGCTGGCCTCCGCCGAGGGTGTACGCACCCCCGGCAACAAGGACACCCTGCGCCCCGTGCTGGACGCCCCGGATGCCGCCGAGCTGCTGGAGTGGCTGGCACAGCGCCCCCTGTTGCACACCGATCCCGCGGCTGGCTGGACCCTGGTGCATGCCGGCATCCCGCCCGACTGGGATCTCGAAACCGCGCAGACCGAAGCCCGGCGGGTGGAGGCCGAGCTGCGCGACCCCGCGCGACGCCATGCCCTGTTCGAGGTGATGTACGGCGACGAGCCCACCCACTGGGACCCGGAGTTGGCCGGGTATGATCGCCTGCGCTACACGATCAACGCCTTTACCCGCATGCGCTACCTGATGCCCGATGGCGGTCTGGAATTCGCGGGAAACGGGCCACCGGAAGACGCCCCGGACACCCTGACGCCGTGGTTTGCCTGGCCGGGCCGCCCGAGCAGAGGCTTGCCCCTGGTATTCGGTCACTGGGCCGCCCTCGGACACCGCCGAGGA is part of the Thioalkalivibrio sp. K90mix genome and harbors:
- a CDS encoding LPS-assembly protein LptD; amino-acid sequence: MTPSPAGHARPLHRRATVRAIIACVLGVAATTAQAELERLERPPGCEFAPGMEWPEMRELAAEITDIDADYVRREGEMISARGNVQLFEQGRRLDTEFLEYDRATGLARTEGDTRLFDGDLLLHTDGGEYRLDEETGEFRRIDYLVQSVPARGSAGVGIQLAPHLHEFEDAEYTTCPINNDSWWLRTRDLELDRERGIGVARNARIDFKGVPIAYTPYIHFPLDDRRQSGFLLPSAGVSSRHGVDISTPWYWNIAPNYDATFTPRVMSDRGVKLGTEFRYLQPRHEGVADIRYLPSDRVFGDDRHYVQWFHQSRLTSDLRFRLDAADASDSEYFRDFGGADRYSGSTPYLRRRADLTYNQPAYRLRTRIEDYQVIDPELRAQREPYQRLPQITLEAGEYLGRGLAWDLDTELVRFERSESDSLEPLGTRFDLNPTASWRYDTGGFFFEPSAGVRYTHYELDRRGLPGPESISRTVPRASVDTGLVFERPIQDGRRLQTLEPRIFYGYVPFVDQTDIPIFDTGEADFSFDNLFSLDRFVGADRVGDTHQLTTALTTRIFDEQTGQERMSLSAGQIRYFEDREVRRDPQGDPLTESRSDLALEGRVRIGDAWSGRGSILYNQDEGETTLTALSVSYSPGARARINVGYRQREAGARSIDQTDVSVLWPVTPRIDAIGRWNYSLQEERDLELLAGLQYRSCCYGIRVVARRAYDFDETYDNSIYFQLTLDGLGRFDSGVDSLLSEGIAGYDALP
- a CDS encoding peptidylprolyl isomerase — its product is MTHSPDHHRRAFWLPLLGAVLLSLGLSAQAQVPGSEQPEDAVEAPVTPGAASEAGAPAAPITPPEGDQFTDRILAVVGDDVVTQRELVERMNLVAQQMMERGTRPPDRDTLARQVMERLIVERVQLQEAQRVGINIDEMTLNRAMENIARENRMTLPQLRQALLQDGVDFNAFREQIRNELTVNQLQRRQVDNQIRVSDQEIADLIASESGAIDRGVRYRIAHIQVSLPRGADSGQIATAREKARELRQRVREGEDFASVAISESDAPDALEGGDLGWRTAGEIPSVFAREAVLMRTGEISDVLRSPNGFHIMKLVDREGGDQTRVRQTQVRHILISPDQVRSDEEARRQAESLYNRIREGSDFEALARANSDDPGSAAQGGQLGWISPGELVPEFEEAMNALQPGEISEPVESQFGWHIIEVLDHREVDTSREQIRARAREILQNRKREEEIELWMRRLRDEAYVEYRVDGFGS
- the pdxA gene encoding 4-hydroxythreonine-4-phosphate dehydrogenase PdxA; protein product: MSSTALTASAPDARTPGAIPRLALTAGEPAGIGPDLLIALAHEPGGGTQRVAIGDPDVLEQRAQQLGQSIHLIPFDPARPRTATPRGTLEIIAVPAGGPVQTGTLDARHAEGVLAMLAAAADGCLDGTFDAMVTGPVHKGVINRAGIPFSGHTEWLAERAGAPMPVMMLATESLRVALVTTHLSLRDVPDAITPERIEAVTRVLHHDLAEDFGIERPRIGVCGLNPHAGEDGVLGLEEIEVITPTLDRLRAEGLDLRGPLPADTAFTPRALAEFDAVLAMYHDQGLPVLKHAGFGHAVNVTLGLPFVRTSVDHGTALDLAGSGRAEVGSFLAAEGLARELARHRLQAQAAHVHG
- the rsmA gene encoding 16S rRNA (adenine(1518)-N(6)/adenine(1519)-N(6))-dimethyltransferase RsmA is translated as MGSALPPIRKRFGQNFLHDQAVLARIVGAIAPRPDDPVLEIGPGRGALTGALLERLNRLVAVEIDRDLVAGLRAAFAPERLELHVGDALDLDLASLGPPPEGGWRVVGNLPYNISTPLLFHLLDQMEAVRDMHFLLQREVVERMTAVPGSKTYGRLTVMLAARARAQSLFGVPPGAFHPPPKVHSAVVRITPLEAPLVDSALYPVFAKVVNQAFSSRRKTLRRGLSGLVDAARIEAAQLDPGARPETVDVHGFAALARMVALS
- a CDS encoding ROK family protein, with amino-acid sequence MDFIVADIGGTRTRVARARHSGTHWSLHDIHRYPSRGFPDLEQILETWRNEVGPAEPLAAAGLALAGPVQDGRARATNLDWPELDARALEQTLGIPVALINDFAAVGACLDALEPGDRITLQNAAADPEGLRLVVGAGTGLGTCLVGPSQQLAIHPGEGGHARFSPADADEAALAAFVSAEEGLCTREHLLSGRGIARIARFELTRRDDAALARALAAADPAAAISDLADAGHAVALAVVQRFVTIYAGQLADMALTALPTGGLYLAGGIAPRWADYFQDTAFLRALHNRPPMTHLLERMPVSLIMHPEPGLLGAAVSAWFQTGAATE
- the apaG gene encoding Co2+/Mg2+ efflux protein ApaG, encoding MNSPRETEEHAIEIEVATAYVEDQSEPDDDRYVFAYHITIRNSGALTVQLLNRHWIIRDGRDQTQEVRGEGVVGEQPRIEPGDSFEYTSGTVIETPVGTMEGSYGMQDERGNTFEAPIPPFTLSVPRTLH
- a CDS encoding symmetrical bis(5'-nucleosyl)-tetraphosphatase, with product MALYAVGDLQGCLDPLKHLLEQVRFDPTTDHLWLVGDLVNRGPASLGCLRYVRALGVAATTVLGNHDLHLLASAEGVRTPGNKDTLRPVLDAPDAAELLEWLAQRPLLHTDPAAGWTLVHAGIPPDWDLETAQTEARRVEAELRDPARRHALFEVMYGDEPTHWDPELAGYDRLRYTINAFTRMRYLMPDGGLEFAGNGPPEDAPDTLTPWFAWPGRPSRGLPLVFGHWAALGHRRGPDWLSLDSGCVWGREMTIARLDETRDPYQIRTWRAACG